Proteins co-encoded in one Pyxidicoccus xibeiensis genomic window:
- a CDS encoding PTS sugar transporter subunit IIA — translation MLRWTDYLEVDSIRLSLQATDRDGVLKELAGLMAARARVPERELASALVARERLGSTAMPGGVAVPHCRLARVPRIVTCVGIHPGGLHFGDPEDAPVHIFVGLVSPPDTAGLHLNVLARISSLLREPSLRTALLRAPSALEAHALLVRTEYSLRLERRDLHLTESVRSF, via the coding sequence ATGTTGAGGTGGACGGACTATCTCGAGGTGGACTCCATCCGCCTGTCGCTGCAGGCGACGGACCGGGACGGGGTGTTGAAGGAGCTGGCCGGGCTGATGGCGGCGCGGGCCCGCGTGCCGGAGCGGGAGCTGGCGTCGGCGCTGGTGGCTCGCGAGCGGCTGGGCAGCACCGCCATGCCGGGAGGCGTGGCCGTTCCCCACTGCCGGCTGGCGCGCGTGCCTCGCATCGTCACCTGCGTGGGCATCCACCCCGGCGGCCTGCACTTCGGCGACCCCGAGGATGCCCCCGTGCACATCTTCGTCGGCCTGGTCTCACCGCCCGACACGGCGGGCCTGCACCTCAACGTGCTCGCGCGCATCTCCAGCCTGCTGCGGGAGCCCTCCCTGCGCACGGCGCTCCTCCGCGCCCCATCGGCCCTGGAGGCCCACGCACTGCTGGTCCGTACCGAGTACTCGCTTCGTCTGGAGCGCCGGGACCTCCACCTCACCGAGAGCGTCCGGAGCTTCTGA